Proteins encoded within one genomic window of Borrelia parkeri:
- the ftsH gene encoding ATP-dependent zinc metalloprotease FtsH: MNINNNNLNNNGKSNNKKKNKNWILVLVIVFLVLAIFMSYFMRGGENYKNVPYSTFQTYLDSGLIESAIIIDKSQIQFIVKNSNLGKSYFSTSIPYFDINLLSELKAKKVEVSSGKSQSSLIGVILQTLPWILFFIFFFFIFRQTQGGGGKVFSFGKSNAQKYEAGKNKVTFKDVAGQEEAKQELREVVEFLKNPKKFEKIGARIPKGVLLVGSPGTGKTLLAKAVAGEAGVNFFHMSGSDFVEMFVGVGASRVRDLFDNARKNAPCIIFIDELDAVGRSRGAGLGGGHDEREQTLNQLLVEMDGFGTYTNVIVMAATNRPDVLDSALLRPGRFDRQVTVTLPDIKEREAILNIHAQKTKLSKEIDLHVIARATPGVSGADLANLINEGALIAARNDQSEILMHDLEEARDKILMGVAKKSMTITDRQKLETAYHEAGHALLHYYLEYADPLHKVTIIPRGRALGVAFSLPKEDRLSINKNQILDKIKICYGGYASEQINLGFTTAGVQNDLMQATNLAKKMVTEWGMGEDVGPIFLVDDEAPIFLPKEFSKSRAYSEHTADRVDREVKRILEGCLKEASDILMNHKDQLVKLAEALVARETLTDNEVRELLGFEIVESEHEKTLRESKLETVNG, from the coding sequence ATGAATATTAACAATAATAATTTGAATAATAATGGTAAATCTAATAACAAAAAGAAAAATAAGAATTGGATTTTGGTTCTTGTTATAGTCTTTTTAGTTTTAGCAATATTCATGTCTTATTTTATGCGTGGCGGAGAAAATTATAAGAACGTGCCTTATAGTACATTTCAAACTTATTTAGATAGTGGTTTAATTGAATCAGCTATAATAATTGATAAAAGTCAAATTCAATTTATTGTCAAAAATTCAAATTTAGGAAAATCTTATTTCTCTACTAGTATTCCTTATTTTGATATCAATCTGCTTTCTGAGCTTAAAGCAAAGAAAGTTGAGGTAAGTTCTGGAAAGAGTCAGTCATCTTTAATTGGTGTTATTCTTCAAACTTTGCCATGGATATTATTTTTTATTTTCTTTTTCTTTATATTTCGTCAAACTCAGGGTGGTGGAGGCAAGGTTTTTTCATTTGGAAAGAGCAATGCTCAAAAGTATGAGGCAGGAAAGAATAAAGTTACCTTTAAAGATGTTGCTGGGCAAGAAGAAGCTAAGCAGGAACTTAGGGAAGTAGTTGAATTTCTTAAAAATCCTAAGAAATTTGAAAAGATAGGTGCAAGGATTCCAAAAGGTGTTCTTTTAGTAGGATCTCCTGGAACAGGAAAGACCTTACTTGCCAAAGCAGTTGCAGGTGAGGCAGGTGTAAATTTTTTTCATATGTCAGGTTCTGATTTTGTTGAGATGTTTGTAGGAGTTGGAGCAAGTCGTGTTAGAGATTTGTTTGACAATGCAAGAAAAAATGCTCCTTGCATAATTTTTATTGATGAACTTGATGCTGTTGGAAGAAGTCGTGGAGCTGGCCTTGGTGGTGGTCATGATGAGAGAGAACAAACTCTTAATCAGTTATTAGTCGAGATGGATGGTTTTGGGACTTATACTAATGTAATTGTGATGGCAGCAACAAATAGACCTGACGTTCTTGATTCTGCTTTGCTTAGACCTGGGAGGTTTGACAGGCAAGTAACAGTGACGCTTCCTGATATTAAGGAGAGAGAAGCAATACTGAATATACATGCTCAAAAGACTAAACTTTCAAAAGAAATTGACTTGCATGTAATAGCAAGAGCTACTCCTGGTGTTAGTGGTGCTGATCTTGCAAATTTGATTAATGAGGGTGCTTTAATTGCTGCAAGAAATGATCAATCTGAGATTCTTATGCATGATTTGGAAGAAGCTAGAGATAAAATATTAATGGGTGTTGCTAAAAAGTCTATGACTATTACTGATAGACAGAAACTTGAAACAGCTTATCATGAAGCAGGACATGCGTTGCTTCATTATTATCTTGAATATGCGGATCCTTTACATAAGGTTACTATTATTCCTAGAGGTAGAGCTCTTGGGGTTGCTTTTTCTCTTCCTAAGGAGGATAGGCTTTCAATAAATAAAAATCAAATTCTTGATAAGATTAAGATATGTTATGGTGGTTATGCTAGTGAGCAGATTAATTTGGGTTTTACTACAGCTGGTGTGCAAAATGATTTGATGCAAGCTACTAATTTGGCGAAAAAAATGGTTACAGAATGGGGTATGGGGGAAGATGTAGGCCCAATATTTTTAGTGGATGATGAAGCTCCAATTTTTCTTCCAAAAGAATTTTCTAAGTCAAGAGCATATTCTGAGCATACTGCTGATAGAGTAGACAGGGAAGTTAAGAGGATTCTTGAAGGATGTTTAAAAGAAGCTTCAGATATTTTGATGAACCATAAAGATCAGTTAGTTAAACTTGCAGAAGCTTTAGTTGCAAGAGAAACTTTGACAGATAATGAAGTAAGAGAGCTCTTAGGGTTTGAAATTGTTGAGAGTGAGCATGAAAAAACTTTAAGAGAGTCTAAACTGGAGACAGTCAATGGGTAA
- the pth gene encoding aminoacyl-tRNA hydrolase has translation MDLLIVGLGNPGSNFFHTRHNVGFGLIDKLVVKHSLSLQKIKNYEYSDFNFENKRIVLIKPLTYMNLSGNIFPSVFARFDMKITNLLIVVDNVDLPLGKCKLRKVGGPSTHNGLRSISGSLGSTKYSRLYIGVGNNNESSLRDFVLAKFSDSELKRIKNVFNFLSEEILSIDKCNFENKIATINSSSF, from the coding sequence ATGGATTTGTTAATAGTTGGCCTGGGTAATCCCGGGTCTAATTTTTTTCATACTAGACATAATGTTGGTTTTGGGCTTATAGATAAATTGGTTGTAAAGCATAGTCTCTCTTTGCAAAAGATAAAAAATTATGAATACTCTGATTTTAATTTTGAGAATAAACGGATAGTGTTAATTAAACCTTTAACTTATATGAATTTGAGTGGTAATATTTTTCCTTCTGTTTTTGCTAGATTTGATATGAAAATAACTAATCTGTTGATTGTAGTTGATAATGTTGATTTACCTTTGGGAAAGTGTAAACTTAGAAAGGTAGGGGGTCCTTCTACGCATAATGGACTTCGTTCTATTTCTGGGAGCCTTGGAAGTACTAAATATAGTAGACTTTATATTGGAGTTGGAAATAATAATGAATCTAGTCTTAGAGATTTTGTTCTTGCAAAGTTTAGCGATAGTGAGCTTAAGCGTATTAAAAATGTATTTAATTTTTTAAGTGAAGAGATATTAAGTATTGATAAGTGTAATTTTGAGAATAAAATTGCGACTATTAATTCTAGTAGTTTTTGA
- the spoVG gene encoding septation regulator SpoVG, which yields MNITDVRIRRVDNKNPGSKLLAYVTVTFDDCLVLHNIRVIRGQKGVFIVMPNRRTKVGEYKDIVHPINQNFREILQSAIFKEYVKENPSSLELELG from the coding sequence GTGAATATTACAGACGTAAGAATTAGGAGAGTTGATAATAAAAATCCCGGTTCGAAGCTATTGGCATATGTGACAGTTACTTTTGATGATTGTTTAGTTTTGCATAATATCAGGGTTATTAGGGGGCAAAAAGGTGTTTTTATTGTTATGCCTAATAGAAGAACTAAGGTCGGAGAGTATAAAGACATTGTACATCCTATTAATCAAAATTTTAGAGAGATTTTGCAAAGTGCTATTTTTAAAGAATATGTGAAGGAAAATCCTTCAAGTCTTGAACTTGAATTAGGCTAA
- the tilS gene encoding tRNA lysidine(34) synthetase TilS: MFWNNILTKIESFYFKNSLTKEKVIVAFSGGADSTTLLLSLKEYLNNNIVALYFAHYIRPDFEQNLEIEHIKKFCNFHSITFQIKRCSVDIKRKSGQLGMSVEELARKYRYDALLESFRENGASYIALAHNQNDQFETLVMRFFQGSFLDGLSGIPVINGNIIRPLIEVSREDIEKFLSLNNIVYSVDSTNHEDSYLRNRIRNNLMPVIGKIFKGYERSLKRISNFSSELVDYFDKEDYLPPSKGNYYYSFDAMTFFRLPKYLVFRSIFKILNSEGIVSNLSYGTLGEIFRVNIANKKSKILLKTNDFFLEKRQDKINLIFRESEEMHEPFDFFLRLNEYHSLSLGKILLEYLECEDNSILTLRCCSYEFRHRFFKSKLQSKKFFSKFVRYNPLYLMLLVLDDKVIGIIDLNTLNLMWSDKSILKKINISLFGGFLKE, from the coding sequence ATGTTTTGGAATAATATTTTAACAAAAATAGAAAGTTTTTACTTTAAAAATTCTTTAACCAAAGAAAAAGTAATTGTTGCTTTTTCTGGGGGAGCAGATTCTACTACCTTGTTATTGAGTTTAAAGGAATATTTAAATAATAATATTGTTGCACTTTATTTTGCGCATTATATAAGACCAGATTTCGAGCAAAATCTGGAAATAGAACATATAAAAAAGTTTTGTAATTTTCATAGCATTACTTTTCAAATAAAGAGGTGTAGTGTTGATATAAAGAGAAAGTCTGGGCAGCTTGGTATGTCAGTTGAGGAGTTGGCTAGAAAATATCGCTATGATGCTTTGTTAGAATCTTTTAGGGAAAATGGAGCAAGTTATATTGCTCTTGCTCATAATCAAAATGATCAATTTGAAACTTTGGTGATGAGATTTTTTCAAGGTTCGTTTTTGGATGGATTGTCTGGTATTCCAGTTATCAATGGCAATATTATTAGACCTTTAATTGAGGTATCAAGAGAGGATATTGAAAAATTTCTTTCTTTGAATAATATTGTTTATTCTGTTGATAGTACTAACCATGAAGATTCGTATTTAAGAAATAGAATTAGAAATAATCTTATGCCAGTTATTGGGAAAATTTTTAAGGGATATGAAAGGAGTTTGAAAAGAATATCTAATTTTTCAAGTGAGCTTGTAGATTATTTTGATAAGGAAGATTATCTTCCCCCTAGTAAGGGTAATTATTATTATTCTTTTGATGCTATGACTTTTTTCAGGTTACCAAAGTATTTAGTTTTTAGGAGTATTTTTAAGATTTTAAATTCAGAAGGAATTGTGTCAAATTTGTCATATGGCACTTTAGGTGAGATTTTTAGGGTGAATATTGCTAATAAAAAAAGTAAAATATTACTTAAAACCAATGATTTTTTTTTGGAAAAACGTCAAGATAAGATTAACCTTATCTTTAGAGAATCTGAAGAAATGCATGAGCCTTTTGATTTTTTCTTAAGACTTAATGAATATCATAGTTTATCTTTAGGTAAGATTTTGTTAGAATATTTGGAGTGTGAAGATAATTCTATACTAACATTGAGATGTTGTTCTTATGAGTTTAGGCATAGATTTTTTAAAAGTAAGTTACAATCAAAGAAGTTCTTTTCTAAGTTTGTAAGATATAATCCACTTTATTTAATGTTGTTAGTGTTAGATGATAAGGTAATTGGCATTATTGATTTAAATACTTTAAACTTAATGTGGAGTGATAAGAGTATTCTTAAAAAAATTAATATATCTTTGTTCGGAGGATTTTTAAAGGAATGA
- the rsfS gene encoding ribosome silencing factor: protein MEDMLKIDDVKKLCKIISDFVGIDVLGINVSSICNWADFFIIVSCSSFKQMEALYTERLITFFKERDFNYCIQGKGFVHDWTIISCEGLVVHLMSEKAREYYELEKIWDQGKIIYP, encoded by the coding sequence ATGGAAGATATGTTAAAAATAGATGATGTTAAGAAATTGTGTAAGATTATATCTGATTTTGTCGGAATTGATGTTTTAGGTATTAATGTTAGTTCTATTTGTAATTGGGCTGATTTTTTTATTATTGTTTCATGTTCATCATTTAAACAAATGGAAGCTTTGTATACCGAAAGATTAATAACTTTTTTTAAGGAAAGGGATTTTAATTATTGTATTCAGGGTAAAGGTTTTGTTCATGATTGGACAATTATTTCATGTGAAGGTTTAGTTGTACATTTAATGAGTGAAAAGGCCAGAGAATATTATGAGCTTGAAAAGATATGGGATCAGGGAAAAATTATTTATCCTTGA
- a CDS encoding 50S ribosomal protein L25/general stress protein Ctc produces MDSSRILKYESRLDFGSLCARRIRAKSEIPAVVYGKESDVLHIKIASNEFNKRFAKFTDNTVLILSDGNVERCVFIKDVSENITKGLIYHVDFYEVDKNRDVERDITIKFVGASIGVKEGGTLSVLRTKIKVKALPLDLPEFVEVDLTPVKKGHQITFKDIVLPENVKLAEEDENLSILLVK; encoded by the coding sequence GTGGATAGTAGTAGGATTTTAAAATATGAAAGTCGATTAGATTTTGGTTCTTTGTGTGCTCGTAGAATACGCGCTAAATCTGAGATACCAGCTGTTGTGTATGGAAAAGAAAGTGATGTCCTGCATATCAAAATTGCAAGTAATGAATTTAATAAGAGATTTGCAAAATTTACAGATAATACTGTTTTAATTTTAAGTGACGGAAACGTCGAGAGATGTGTTTTTATTAAGGATGTGAGCGAAAATATTACCAAGGGACTTATTTATCATGTTGATTTTTATGAGGTTGATAAAAATAGAGATGTTGAAAGAGATATTACAATTAAATTTGTAGGGGCTTCTATTGGTGTTAAGGAAGGTGGTACTTTAAGTGTGCTTCGGACTAAAATCAAAGTTAAGGCTTTACCTTTAGATTTGCCAGAATTTGTTGAAGTAGACTTGACCCCTGTTAAGAAGGGACATCAAATAACTTTTAAGGATATTGTACTTCCTGAGAATGTTAAACTTGCTGAAGAGGATGAAAATTTGTCTATTTTGCTTGTAAAATAA